Below is a genomic region from Eupeodes corollae chromosome 1, idEupCoro1.1, whole genome shotgun sequence.
ataacttaaaattcagGTCAAGCCATTTACTGAACTAGAAGGCATTtagtacttaaaaaaatatacagaaattgtgtttgtgtttacacataatataaataaattttaagcaaatagTAGAAGAAAACTAtaatgatatatatatatattaaatgttAGTGTTTGTAATGAATAGAAATGTTTTATGTACTTCAACTTTATATAtttactgcaaaaaaaaaaaacaacaacaaaaatgttgaaataagcTCAAATTAATATTACGTTCttgtatttgattaaaaacaaaaaatagtttatacaCATTTTACTTAGGAACGCGCGTGCTGTGCTAATATTGATTTGTTAAGCgcaaatcaaataataaataaagtaataattcttttattcaagaaaatgcaaaataataatacattcagtattttaaaatttaagtgtcAGTTGGTTTCCTTAAATGCAGAAAACtttaacacacaaaataataattatgtaataattaaaaaaaagtatataatatTAAGTGTTTATTGtggtaaaaaaataacaaacaaacaaacaaaacagtgaataatttaaacaacataatttgttttatgtaaatttaactGTGATAAAGAAATATGTTTCGTGCAAAATCacttgtttcattttatttcgcTATGCATAAGATTCATGGAAACAGATTCTTCTTTGAAAATCAACACAGATCGTACCTTAGTTATGAGTTtgggttgaaaataaaatatgaagacAGGAAATGAAAGAACTTATGAACTTCAAATATTACTACAAGACCGAAATATATTGTTggaattaatgttttattattatcatttaatttaaaaaaaaattcaattcgtaTGGCGTCAATATTGGCTTGAATACATTGACTTCCTATGCTTAAAGAGTGGCTGCTTTTTTGTCACAAACCAATGACTTAGCCCCATAAAATGTAATCGAGAGTCAAAGTGGGGAATTTGATGAttcaaaaacccaatgctgtcttgtatcgttaaagtgagATAAACCCTCTCTATAAGAGGCAACTTGCATCAACgccatcctcggaatgtgcatcagcaaccaccttttgtggaggcaagatgtctaggttttttgagacgttgcaagaaatttgtctcttcGTCTGTGTTGTATTAGATGTCTGTTAGTGCATTCTCTAATAGCATATATTGATATTGTACTGTACTACGCTAGATGTATATACACATAGCACACACGAGTCATGATGAGAGAACGAGGAGTCGAAGCAAGACTGTCTTAGAGGAAAGAACTGCCTGGCTGTGTGATAAAATTATAGATTAAATAAACCATACCGATATATATAAAAGTCTAAGCGTGTTTCATTATTTGGCCGAATAGCTAAATACTAcagtctgatctggctacattCCACAAAAGCTATATatgtccgaaacttgaatataactctcatctctgggctggtgctaaATTAACTTATTGAAGCTTCTTGGACAGtgttcaaagaagagcttttaaaatgattgattgATGATGAAATCATCTTTATCAACTTGATTACGCAAGGTTGCTTGTTTCACCCTTTTTtcccgttattttaacggactatgctctagtgaaatagcgagttgcatttctcccctcaaacaatttaaccgtaatacccgcgcttctaggaatgcccatatcagtttacccttgatccCTTCTTCGGCCTTACTATGAAgtatataaattcattttttagccgtactacgcgaatgtggaacacTTTGCCAAGCTCATCATAGccatgttcaggaattcaaaatcaatgtaaacTTACACCTTATATCCAACCCTtacctcttttcctaatgctcacactgtgtctttggtaTATTTACGGTATATAAAACCCTTtaagtgttcgctaattataacaaaaaaacttaaaaaaataaagttgtcatCATTGATTTTGCAATGAGTTTATTATAAAGAGGTGCATATGACAAGTAGTGACGTCTTGTTGGAaccaaatattattaattttaagttgattaattttggaaacaaaaagttAGCTTGATCTGATAGCATGCCCTCGCCACTCTCCGCAACGATACCTTCTTccttattttgaaacaaataaggGCCGATGATGCCGCCTGACTGAAAACCGCACAAAAAAGCCAGTTTAAATCatagacaaaaatattttttttttcggactTAAACCTACTTTTGttgtatcttattttttgtgcctaaaacaatttatttttaattgataacacGGTGCgccgtactaacagctaggaaTGTGCAACTCCCAGGGTTGGAATCACTATatgatttggggtgggtgcgagtttgggcatatgcaaagtactttttgcatttgagcactaatattaaagaaatacttacttacttaaggttagTGAcagtgacccagccatcttagtcgttggatttttacccctctggctaagtctacgtcgctgtacagcccgtacagctcgtcgttccatcttctcctccactccccttcgatgcatacgggaccgtagatcacacgaagaacttttctctcgaaccgatccaaggtgctttcatccgcttttgtcatagtccatgcttctggaccgtatagcaggacgaggatgatgagggtcttatatagcgacactttggtccctcgagagaggactttatcactcaattgctttcttagcccaaagaaacagtggttagcaagagttattctgcgtttgatctcaccgcttgtgttgttttctgcggagcctaggtagacgaagtccttgactacttcaaagtaacgtctatcgatggtgacgttttgaccaaatgtcggtgttgtatgtcctttcttcacgacagcatgtactttgttttgccctcaataaccgtttaacccatttttgccgcctctgcctcaatactcacaaaagctccattgacatcacgctgagttcttccgattatgtcaatgtcatcagcatatgctagtaattggacagacttttgaaagatagtgcctctagtgttgacgtgtgaactGTGCAagattctttcaagcacgatgttaaaaaaatcgcatcaccttgtctaaaaccttttttgacatagaaatgttctgttaaattgtttccaacctttctggagcagcgtgaattctccatggtcacccTGCACAAACGCACGAGTtttgcagggatgccaaaactagacatggctctatatagctcgtccctgtagatgctgtcatatgcggccttgaaatcgatgaaaagatggtgggtgtcgatttggtgttcttgggttttttccatgaaatttcctggtctaaaaccacactgataaggacctatcctGTTGTtggcgatgggctttagacgttcacatattactgcagagaagattttatagtcgATGTTTAGTAGACTGATTagtctatagttggtgcagtttaaagggtctcctatTTTCatgatcgggcaaacaatagtgaggttccattcatcgggcatgcttccgaccatatcttactgatcagttggtgcatgctcctaacaaactcatcttcagctgctttaaagagctcggcattcaagccatccgctacAGTGGCTTAATTAGACTTCAGATTAGATatgtcaatctttacttcgtctaagccgggaggatgggattgtttgcattcgtcgtctatgttggatggatcatcctgcttgacaCCGGGTTTTGGTTTGTCGTCGCCGTTCCAtgtcctcagcattgactgcggttccactatgatgtttccactttcgtcttcgcAGTCTTCGGCTCTAGGTTTaagtacctgtgaatttcgtttcacctgttcataaaactttcgaacttaattcctgcttttaaacctctctacatcttcgaccgcacgattctcatgccctctcttttttcttctgagaagtcggtgttcctctcgcctcttctgctaatagagctcatgagcagctctcgtccttttatgcagcgccgctttgcgtgcctgttgtttggctacaTTTGCCtcccgacattcctcatcaaaccaggggttccttgttagtgATTACTTGAAACCCAGCAAGTCAGAGGCGGCTTCACTGATTGCATCTtgtaatgttgccactggttctcgatacattgtgttggcggcacgagaacttcgagagaggtttcttgtaactcggtcggaaatgGATTTGGccatctctggcgattgtagccgttcgttgcaccttctcccagcacctccctgttttgccatgggtctggaaatccgaagggctaccttggctacaacgaggtagtggtccgagtcgatgttagctcctcggaaagatcggacatccatgatgctggaaacgtgtctggcgtcgatcgcaatatggtcaatctggttgatctGGAgcactccaagttcctttgtgtatgttatgaggtgtggaaaacgcttaCTGGCTACCATAACGTTTTttccccgcagcaaaatctataagcctgaatccgttgtccgaagtgttgtcgtgcaggctgtttttcccgatatCTTCCatttctagcttggcattagaTCGCCTAGGACAATTGTAATATCGTAGCCagaacactgctcatatgttttgtctaagagctcgaagaacatatctttggtgttgacatccttctcttctgtgggggctatcaggctaatgttgccgaatttagccttgatgcggatggtcataaggcgctcgttgatgcacctatagctcaagacttcttgcctatgtctggctccaatgacaaaaccCCACctaaataagcgctgttggttttcgtagtTCAGTCACCATAGTAAGTATTTCAGTTTTTcgtcctctttttgcccggcccatcccatcgtattaggatttgatagacagaggtgagttttgaaaaaaacctgtggatgcttgtgtcctcttgaatgcacatgtctaccatttgaacatcagctATAATGCTCATTTAGCTAAAATTTGTGATAAAACACAACATATAAGTTTCTAATCCGTGTTACtctcattcattttttttttcaaacaacgGACGCGACGTTCCAAGCAAGTCATAAGGTCCATGGTTCATTGGGCTTTAATTTCTGTAACCTTAAAGTCCGTGTGTAACGGACACTCTAATCCCAGATATTATATAAATTCATAATGCCATACGTCTACACACTGCGAAtactttgaaaatttatttatttattattgaaaatacaaaaacaacttctAGGGTACCTTGgttaacagaaaaattaaatccttTAGGGTGCTATGAAAGAAGTGCATTGTTAGTTAGATCTTTGTTTCATGAAACCGAGATCTGAGTTCtttaaacttaataataaatttacacCGAGTTCTAAGGAAATTATGAAGTTTAGAAATGCtcgagttttaaatatttttaaaaccaaattttaaagataaacccAGAGTTATTAAATCgagtttataattaattttagaacTTTGTAGAGGAATTGGCCGGAAAATCCATATTAtcgattttctccaaaactagtCTTACCTCAAAGTtagagttttaagtttttcaaaacattttttggcaggtgatttttgatttaatattaaatcacATGTTTTCCTATTCCACATTAGGAATTGGGTAGTATTAGTTTAGCTGTAGTACTTTTCgagctttaaatttttttcaactatACTTCCCTTGGacgaccaaaaataaaacatttggaaagaaaaacaacaatgtaCGTATTTTAATTCATCTAATGAAATCGATCTATTTATTgcacttttcaatattttcttagttattttttttttaaattaaaaacataattcgTTTCTTAAAAGCCCAATATAATATATCTAAGCTCTCAACCAGCCAAACCGCTTTACAAATACTCAACTATATCACATTTAATGGATATATTTGGACAACTTTGTCCGACAACACTGCGGCCTCGGTAGTGTGGCTGCTTTTCTGTTAAAAGCTTTCTAAATATCGGCAATATTGCTGTCTCGCCATCCAATAATTCCGACTCCGAGCTGGCATTGTACATCGAAGACTCGGTTTTGATGCGGTGCTTGCGTTTATCTGGTGCAACATTGGGTGATGAGTGATGATGGGCAGCATGCTGGATGGTTTTTACTAGCTTTCGTTGTTGCACGCATTGAGTGGCTGGTGGGGTGGGCTCCTTTTCACGCTCACTGTCCGTTTCGCTTTGACATACTGTCCCCTTTTGAGGCTTGTGTCGATGTTTGTTACGATTCTTTTCGGATACTGAACGCTGAATTGGTGATGTTGTTTGATCATAGGGAACGATGTGACTGTGTTCAGTGCAACGCTGTGGATTCGGATAGTTTCGTGGGGATTGCCTGGAATGTTGCTTTGCATGCGAAAGAGTGTGAGTATCCCAAAGGTCACTTTGTGAGACTACAAAGCCAGACTTAAGTCCGGCTCCCATGCTCACACGCCTGTTTTCAATTGGAGCTGTAATACAGAAAGATAACAATTTATTCACAATTCACAATCTTAAGCGTTTTTTAGTTGTTTACTTTTAGAGACGTTGTTGGTCTTTGCATGAGGGCCTCCATGTGGACAAGCATTATTCAAATCTGTGCTTGATGTAGAAAGAGCGTTTGCTGAAGAGTTTCGATGATTTTGATTGTGTTTGGGCTTTGATGTTGGAGTTTGACTTCCATTTTCCTGgacaaaattataatacattaaaataatttgtttttaaatttaattaaaaaatctttatataCCCGAATATCTTTTGTAGAATCTGATTTTGAAAGGTTCGTTGATTGTCTTCTTTCCCGGAGACCAGACTCATCGCGTTTTATATTGTTGCATTCCTGTAGCTTTGCAGTTGTTATAGCTCCAATATTGGCGTCTGTTTGAGCCGAAACTGAATTTCTTTTCTCAATAACTGGTGTCCTTTGGTAGATAATCGTTTCTTCGGGCTTAGGTTTCGGTTGAATAATGAGATTTGCCTGCAGTGGTTGCTGGATTGGAGCTGTTTCTTGTAGAGGAGTagcattcttcttttttctgtttgGAAATTAGTTGTACACAATTTGTTAATGGAAATGTGTTGAGAGGCCAAAGGAATTTGATTGAAAACTTACGGTAATAAAGGAGGTGCAGGTGTTGACGAAGGTACAGAAACTAGAGTGTTGTCCATCTCAACGTGTGTCGATGTTACACTATCAACAGATGTCAGCTCGGTGATTTCTTTAAGCAAAGAAATTGGTAATTTGtccttttcaaataaatttaggtAATGCAAAATTAATACTCACCAGTTGTACTAGGCATTTCCCTTCTAACAGGTGGCGCTGACAGCCTTCCAGAATCTGCCAAAATTGGCTCTGTATCACCCGAGCAAGTAACACCATCAATCCATTTTCTTGCTTCTGGGCCTAACTTTCGAATCAATGCCTGAAGCTCTGCCTCTTTTTCCATCAAAGCCTTCCTAAAGCGACAGTTTGTGTTCTTGACATCTTTCAACCTCTGTTCTAATTCACAAACTGATGAATCACGACGGTTCTTGGACATGGGTCTTAAGGTAGCCCTGACTCGTTTATCAACAACACCTTGAGGATTTCGTTTGAGTTCGACAAGcttgtgaaaagaaaaaaaaaatacatcgaAAAGACAATAGttagttcaaaaatatattgtccTTTTAAAGACCAAACAAAGCTTTGGATAGATgggaaaattattaagttttaatgAAGTTAGAAGAGAAGACAGATTACACTTGAAATGTGTGATAAAATCGGACAGAAAGACCACATTGAAATTTATGCAAAACACTGAAAAGCTAAAACTACAAAACCTCCTTACTACCAGTCTTACTTTCGGTACGAACACCAAACACAATGTTGCTGtcgtacaaaaaattataaaaaacgatagtaaaataaatactaaatccTTTCGATCGGAGAGGACAAGGGAGATGGCAGCACCGGCAATGCATGTTATGAAGACGTTGTAGACGGAGAAGCCAATGTGTTTGGAGTCATTGAGGGCTGGTATTGATACGTGACGAGTTTCCCAAGCCAAAAACGCACCAAAGACCTAGAatgaaagcattcatttttttcatgatattatGTCTGTTATAACATGAAGGTCTTACCAGCAAGAGACCCTTGTAAGCGTAGATGATTCCCACAAAAATGGTAATATGCTCGGATTGGCAATATTCGTTCTCAGGAATCACAAGGACGTCTTCTAAGATTTCATGGTGCTGAAAAAATGTGTATACGAAGAACATTTTTAGTATTCGAACATGTAagatcaaaaattttataaaaaccctaattaatttttcttacccTAGGCTCTAATTGCTTTGTGTCCCGGTAAAATGGATCTGCCACTTGCCAAGTTGTTATTATGGCCACATCAAGGAAAATCAATATTCCCACAACCATAAAAAGTTGATAGTCCTTGATGACTTTTTTGTTAAGCTTCAAATCGGTGAATATCGAATGAACACGCCAGGTTTTCGAAAACATGGCTCCAAAAGCTAAGCTAAAACCAGCCATTAAAAGCCATGCTCGGGCAGTACAAATGTATGGGAAGGCTCCAATGCTACTCAGAGTTGTGTCAAGGCCCAGAAAAACAACACTTAGATACGTAAGCATACATCCGATAATAA
It encodes:
- the LOC129940700 gene encoding gamma-aminobutyric acid type B receptor subunit 2 isoform X1, whose protein sequence is MDISHRTAQKLKITYINITWALLVLLSVHHSLATRASSAKRSDVYIAGFFPYGDGVENSDTGRGVMPSVKLALSHVNEHPRILTKYRLHMWWNDTECNAAVGVKSFFDMMHSGPNKLMLFGAACTHVTDPIAKASKHWHLTQLSYADTHPMFTKDAFPNFFRVVPSENAFNAPRLALLKEFNWTRVGTIYQNEPRYSLPHNHMVADLDTMGCDVVETQSFVNDVNESLRKLREKDVRIILGNFNEQFARKVFCEAYKLEMYGRSYQWLIMATYSVDWWNTTADSECTVEEITKAMEGIILVDLLPLSTSGDITIAGITADEYLSEYDSLRGNEYSRFHGYTYDGIWAAALAIQYVAQKRDDFLSQFDYRVKDWESVFLEALRNTSFEGVTGPVRFYNNERKANILIKQFQFGEEQKIGEYHSQLNHLDLTLGKSVRWNGKTPPKDRTLIYIEHSQVNIKIYVVSASASSVGILIAFVFLAFNVKYRNQRYIKMSSPHLNNLIIIGCMLTYLSVVFLGLDTTLSSIGAFPYICTARAWLLMAGFSLAFGAMFSKTWRVHSIFTDLKLNKKVIKDYQLFMVVGILIFLDVAIITTWQVADPFYRDTKQLEPRHHEILEDVLVIPENEYCQSEHITIFVGIIYAYKGLLLVFGAFLAWETRHVSIPALNDSKHIGFSVYNVFITCIAGAAISLVLSDRKDLVFILLSFFIIFCTTATLCLVFVPKVRLVLVELKRNPQGVVDKRVRATLRPMSKNRRDSSVCELEQRLKDVKNTNCRFRKALMEKEAELQALIRKLGPEARKWIDGVTCSGDTEPILADSGRLSAPPVRREMPSTTEITELTSVDSVTSTHVEMDNTLVSVPSSTPAPPLLPKKKNATPLQETAPIQQPLQANLIIQPKPKPEETIIYQRTPVIEKRNSVSAQTDANIGAITTAKLQECNNIKRDESGLRERRQSTNLSKSDSTKDIRENGSQTPTSKPKHNQNHRNSSANALSTSSTDLNNACPHGGPHAKTNNVSKTPIENRRVSMGAGLKSGFVVSQSDLWDTHTLSHAKQHSRQSPRNYPNPQRCTEHSHIVPYDQTTSPIQRSVSEKNRNKHRHKPQKGTVCQSETDSEREKEPTPPATQCVQQRKLVKTIQHAAHHHSSPNVAPDKRKHRIKTESSMYNASSESELLDGETAILPIFRKLLTEKQPHYRGRSVVGQSCPNISIKCDIVEYL
- the LOC129940700 gene encoding gamma-aminobutyric acid type B receptor subunit 2 isoform X2 → MDISHRTAQKLKITYINITWALLVLLSVHHSLATRASSAKRSDVYIAGFFPYGDGVENSDTGRGVMPSVKLALSHVNEHPRILTKYRLHMWWNDTECNAAVGVKSFFDMMHSGPNKLMLFGAACTHVTDPIAKASKHWHLTQLSYADTHPMFTKDAFPNFFRVVPSENAFNAPRLALLKEFNWTRVGTIYQNEPRYSLPHNHMVADLDTMGCDVVETQSFVNDVNESLRKLREKDVRIILGNFNEQFARKVFCEAYKLEMYGRSYQWLIMATYSVDWWNTTADSECTVEEITKAMEGIILVDLLPLSTSGDITIAGITADEYLSEYDSLRGNEYSRFHGYTYDGIWAAALAIQYVAQKRDDFLSQFDYRVKDWESVFLEALRNTSFEGVTGPVRFYNNERKANILIKQFQFGEEQKIGEYHSQLNHLDLTLGKSVRWNGKTPPKDRTLIYIEHSQVNIKIYVVSASASSVGILIAFVFLAFNVKYRNQRYIKMSSPHLNNLIIIGCMLTYLSVVFLGLDTTLSSIGAFPYICTARAWLLMAGFSLAFGAMFSKTWRVHSIFTDLKLNKKVIKDYQLFMVVGILIFLDVAIITTWQVADPFYRDTKQLEPRHHEILEDVLVIPENEYCQSEHITIFVGIIYAYKGLLLVFGAFLAWETRHVSIPALNDSKHIGFSVYNVFITCIAGAAISLVLSDRKDLVFILLSFFIIFCTTATLCLVFVPKLVELKRNPQGVVDKRVRATLRPMSKNRRDSSVCELEQRLKDVKNTNCRFRKALMEKEAELQALIRKLGPEARKWIDGVTCSGDTEPILADSGRLSAPPVRREMPSTTEITELTSVDSVTSTHVEMDNTLVSVPSSTPAPPLLPKKKNATPLQETAPIQQPLQANLIIQPKPKPEETIIYQRTPVIEKRNSVSAQTDANIGAITTAKLQECNNIKRDESGLRERRQSTNLSKSDSTKDIRENGSQTPTSKPKHNQNHRNSSANALSTSSTDLNNACPHGGPHAKTNNVSKTPIENRRVSMGAGLKSGFVVSQSDLWDTHTLSHAKQHSRQSPRNYPNPQRCTEHSHIVPYDQTTSPIQRSVSEKNRNKHRHKPQKGTVCQSETDSEREKEPTPPATQCVQQRKLVKTIQHAAHHHSSPNVAPDKRKHRIKTESSMYNASSESELLDGETAILPIFRKLLTEKQPHYRGRSVVGQSCPNISIKCDIVEYL